In the genome of Bradyrhizobium arachidis, one region contains:
- a CDS encoding lectin, which produces MIRIERSVTISGLALTLALLAAPSAQAQSADMTFFVTSSGPGKGADLGGLEGADAQCARLAQAAGAGAKTWRAYLSTQAADGKPAVNARDRIGKGPWQNAKGTVIAKDVADLHGPANNLTKQTALSEKGEVNNGAGDAPNRHDILTGTQPDGTAFSAGDDKTCKNWTSSTQGAAVVGHADRKGLRDDEPSKSWNSSHPSRGPDGGCSQADLKSTGGDGLLYCFAAN; this is translated from the coding sequence ATGATCCGTATCGAGAGATCCGTGACGATTTCAGGGCTCGCGCTCACGCTGGCCTTGCTCGCGGCGCCATCCGCGCAAGCGCAGTCAGCTGACATGACGTTCTTCGTGACCTCCAGCGGCCCGGGCAAGGGCGCCGATCTTGGCGGTCTGGAAGGAGCCGATGCGCAGTGCGCGAGGCTCGCTCAGGCCGCCGGCGCCGGTGCCAAGACCTGGCGCGCCTATCTCTCGACCCAGGCGGCCGACGGCAAGCCGGCCGTCAACGCCCGCGATCGCATCGGCAAGGGACCGTGGCAGAATGCCAAGGGCACGGTCATCGCCAAGGACGTTGCCGACCTGCATGGTCCGGCCAACAATCTCACCAAGCAGACGGCACTCAGCGAGAAGGGCGAGGTCAACAACGGCGCCGGCGATGCGCCGAACCGGCACGACATCCTCACGGGAACGCAACCCGACGGCACGGCGTTTTCGGCCGGCGACGACAAGACCTGCAAGAACTGGACGTCGAGCACGCAGGGCGCTGCCGTCGTCGGTCACGCGGATCGCAAGGGTCTGCGCGATGACGAGCCGTCAAAGTCCTGGAACAGCTCTCACCCCTCGCGTGGTCCCGACGGCGGCTGCTCGCAGGCCGATCTGAAGAGCACCGGCGGCGACGGGCTGCTGTATTGCTTCGCGGCGAATTGA